One Deltaproteobacteria bacterium DNA segment encodes these proteins:
- a CDS encoding ABC transporter substrate-binding protein: MSKSIYSVMPAQAGIQDFRHIQSKIDTGLRRCGGYGNAAPLRKLICATLLLFLAAVNSPDAKPLTIAYPSTTWNTSLPLSMAREFNMFASEGLEVAPVYIRGGPVVIAALVSGDVDLAIMAGTTAVTSISRGADLIIVGGHTAQIDQVLMGAKGVNKLADLKGKVIGVTGSGGVTEFATVEALARNGLVRDRDYKLLYAGTSPTRVRALETGVVQAAPFSATETVLMERQGFPVIMEIGKALPEFPFVVIVAHRQRLKTKSSEITALLRALKSSMALIQNDREKVLTAAAKKEPGSDIAVLRKSLSYSADTYSIVLTKKNIDALLYAAKLSTGSAEKYFTDEFILKANAAQR; the protein is encoded by the coding sequence ATGAGTAAATCTATTTACTCCGTCATGCCGGCGCAGGCCGGCATCCAGGACTTTCGCCATATTCAATCGAAGATCGATACCGGCCTGCGCCGGTGTGGCGGATACGGAAATGCAGCGCCGCTCCGAAAGCTAATCTGCGCAACGTTGCTGCTATTCTTGGCCGCAGTGAATTCACCCGACGCCAAGCCCCTCACCATCGCCTATCCATCCACGACCTGGAACACATCTCTGCCGCTCAGTATGGCGCGCGAGTTCAACATGTTCGCCAGCGAGGGATTGGAAGTCGCGCCGGTCTACATTCGCGGCGGGCCGGTGGTGATCGCTGCGCTCGTAAGCGGCGACGTCGATCTGGCGATCATGGCGGGAACCACCGCGGTCACGAGCATCAGCCGCGGCGCCGACTTGATCATCGTCGGTGGCCACACTGCGCAAATCGATCAAGTGTTGATGGGCGCCAAAGGCGTCAACAAACTCGCCGACCTCAAAGGCAAAGTCATCGGCGTTACCGGTTCCGGCGGCGTCACCGAATTCGCCACCGTCGAAGCGTTGGCGCGCAACGGTTTGGTGCGCGACCGCGATTACAAACTGCTCTATGCCGGCACCAGCCCGACGCGTGTCCGCGCGCTGGAAACCGGCGTGGTGCAGGCCGCGCCCTTCTCCGCCACCGAAACAGTTTTGATGGAACGCCAAGGATTTCCGGTGATCATGGAGATCGGCAAAGCGCTGCCGGAATTTCCCTTCGTCGTCATCGTCGCCCACCGCCAACGGCTCAAGACGAAATCCAGCGAGATCACCGCCTTGTTGCGCGCGCTGAAATCGTCAATGGCTTTGATTCAGAACGACCGCGAGAAAGTTCTAACCGCGGCGGCGAAGAAGGAACCGGGCAGCGACATCGCCGTGCTGCGTAAATCTCTTAGCTACTCGGCGGACACCTACTCCATCGTCCTCACCAAGAAAAACATCGACGCGCTGCTCTACGCCGCCAAACTTTCAACCGGCAGCGCGGAAAAATATTTCACCGACGAGTTTATCTTGAAAGCCAACGCCGCACAGCGCTGA
- a CDS encoding cupin domain-containing protein has protein sequence MIDNFFMRLNLRPFVLSLSKDSESSREQPNKSVCRRKFILERLFLLLIVLVTPLKLTAQEQILVGYDGHAGFQGAIWATKDLGLFEKHGLNGELILIPGSARGMAALLSGSVPFIQGSATAPLAAFLRGGDVVIIAAAYNKLPLSVVARKELRAPADLIGKKLGIVNFGGSNDLGVTLALMEWNIPRSAVTILAAGGAPERFAALMTGNIDATVLSPPETVAATRAGLRILANLGDLNAAFPQTLIMVRRSYLTSRRDIVKRFVRAYSEGIFEFKTNRDKAIKIYASRLKQKDLTILEETHNFYGPNFSLPPRIDRSGIANTLDLVRQTSEVKGEPNLANFVDESIIDELEREGFYKKFGAGGTYRKWVDSEGIPLVESFFVDDIATVPLKPWPRTGGLGVRLCLEGTGETNDAYICEIPPGKSLTPEKHMYEELIYVISGRGAATVWNEGEPKRTFEWQEGSLFSPPLNSWHEIFNGNGSEPARLLAVTSAPCMMNLIHNTDFIFNCPYVFHDRYQSQEDYFGNPGTWYSGRTWNTNFVADVKNLKLLEWKERGGGGSQVRLELSENTLCGHISQFAVGGYKKAHFHGPGAHVIILAGTGYSLLWPRGKEIKRFDWKPGSLVVPPGGWFHQHFNSGSVPVRYLALRWGSQKYHEMWGEGRGKADVDVKIGGNQIEYEDEDLLVRKMFDEACAKAGVKNLMEKYYPAK, from the coding sequence ATGATCGACAACTTTTTTATGAGATTGAATCTGCGTCCGTTCGTCCTGAGCCTGTCGAAGGACTCCGAAAGTAGCCGTGAACAGCCGAACAAATCAGTTTGCCGTAGGAAATTCATTCTCGAACGCCTGTTCTTGTTACTGATTGTTCTCGTCACGCCACTGAAACTAACCGCCCAAGAACAAATCCTGGTCGGCTACGACGGCCACGCCGGCTTTCAAGGCGCCATCTGGGCAACTAAAGACCTCGGCCTATTTGAAAAACACGGACTGAACGGCGAGTTGATCCTGATCCCCGGCAGTGCCCGCGGCATGGCCGCGTTGCTTTCCGGCAGCGTACCGTTCATTCAAGGCTCCGCCACCGCGCCGCTCGCGGCATTCCTGCGCGGTGGTGATGTAGTAATCATCGCCGCCGCCTACAACAAACTGCCCTTGAGCGTGGTGGCGCGCAAGGAATTGCGCGCGCCGGCGGACCTCATCGGCAAGAAACTCGGCATTGTCAATTTCGGCGGCTCCAACGACCTCGGCGTCACTCTGGCGCTCATGGAATGGAACATCCCGCGCAGCGCCGTGACGATACTCGCCGCCGGCGGTGCGCCGGAACGGTTCGCCGCGTTGATGACCGGCAACATCGACGCCACGGTGCTGTCGCCGCCCGAAACCGTCGCCGCCACCCGCGCGGGTTTGCGCATTCTCGCTAACCTTGGCGATTTGAACGCAGCATTTCCGCAAACATTGATCATGGTGCGCCGCTCTTATCTGACGAGCAGACGCGACATCGTGAAACGATTCGTCCGCGCCTATAGCGAAGGTATTTTTGAATTCAAAACCAACCGCGACAAGGCGATCAAGATCTACGCCAGCCGCCTCAAGCAAAAAGACCTGACGATTCTCGAAGAGACCCATAATTTTTACGGTCCGAACTTCTCACTGCCGCCGCGCATCGATCGCAGCGGCATCGCCAACACTCTCGACCTGGTGCGCCAAACCAGCGAGGTCAAAGGCGAGCCCAATCTCGCCAACTTTGTCGACGAGAGCATTATCGACGAACTTGAGCGCGAAGGGTTTTACAAGAAGTTCGGCGCCGGCGGCACCTATCGAAAATGGGTCGACAGCGAAGGCATCCCGCTGGTGGAGAGTTTTTTCGTCGACGACATCGCCACAGTACCGCTCAAACCATGGCCGCGCACCGGCGGCTTGGGCGTGCGGTTGTGTTTGGAAGGCACCGGCGAGACCAACGACGCGTATATCTGTGAAATTCCGCCGGGCAAATCCTTGACGCCGGAAAAACATATGTACGAGGAGTTGATCTACGTCATCAGCGGCCGCGGTGCAGCGACGGTGTGGAATGAAGGCGAACCGAAGAGAACGTTTGAATGGCAAGAAGGCTCGCTGTTCTCGCCGCCGTTAAATTCCTGGCACGAGATTTTTAATGGCAACGGGAGCGAGCCGGCGCGCTTACTCGCCGTCACCAGCGCGCCCTGCATGATGAATCTGATCCATAACACCGACTTTATCTTCAATTGCCCCTACGTCTTCCACGACCGCTATCAATCCCAAGAAGATTATTTCGGCAACCCCGGCACCTGGTACTCCGGCAGAACCTGGAACACCAACTTCGTCGCCGATGTGAAAAATTTAAAACTACTCGAATGGAAAGAGCGCGGCGGCGGCGGCTCGCAAGTCAGATTGGAATTATCGGAGAACACGCTCTGCGGTCACATCTCCCAGTTCGCCGTCGGCGGCTACAAGAAAGCCCACTTCCACGGTCCCGGCGCCCATGTCATCATCCTCGCCGGCACTGGCTACTCGCTCCTCTGGCCGCGCGGCAAAGAAATCAAACGCTTCGACTGGAAACCTGGCAGTCTGGTGGTCCCTCCTGGCGGTTGGTTTCATCAACATTTCAATTCCGGCTCGGTACCCGTGCGCTACTTAGCGCTGCGCTGGGGCAGCCAAAAATACCACGAGATGTGGGGCGAAGGCCGCGGCAAAGCCGACGTCGACGTGAAGATCGGCGGCAATCAGATTGAGTATGAAGATGAAGACTTGCTGGTGCGCAAGATGTTTGACGAGGCCTGCGCGAAAGCCGGCGTGAAGAATTTGATGGAGAAATACTATCCTGCCAAGTAA
- a CDS encoding ethanolamine ammonia lyase-activating protein, with protein sequence MLGAGRSCDAYVCEIAAQNQTHAERYLFEELIYVVKGRGATTVWQDGGRKQTFEWQEGSMFSPPLNSWRQHFNAQGDQPARFIALTDAPVMINRFRNLDFVLNNSFAFTDRFGGEDGYFSGKGQEVTAHRTWDSNFIADVPGFKLLDHSARGQGARGILLHFAANTMSAHIEEYPVGTYPRAHWHGPGAHILILSGEGYSLLWEPGKNRQRIDWKPGSLFAPPAKWFHQHFNPGKEPARYLALKPWGFTYQVEDLVKTLEVEASGGTQIDYQDQDPEIHQTFVNECAKRGVEVRLKF encoded by the coding sequence ATGCTTGGCGCCGGAAGGAGCTGCGACGCCTATGTTTGTGAAATTGCCGCGCAGAATCAGACCCACGCCGAGCGCTACCTTTTCGAAGAACTGATCTACGTCGTCAAAGGCCGCGGCGCGACCACGGTCTGGCAAGACGGCGGTCGCAAGCAAACTTTCGAATGGCAAGAAGGCAGCATGTTCTCGCCACCGCTCAACAGCTGGCGCCAGCACTTCAACGCCCAAGGCGACCAACCGGCGCGCTTCATCGCGCTCACCGACGCGCCGGTAATGATCAATCGCTTTCGCAATCTCGACTTCGTGCTGAATAACTCATTCGCTTTCACCGACCGCTTCGGCGGCGAAGACGGCTACTTTAGCGGCAAGGGCCAGGAAGTAACAGCGCATCGCACCTGGGATTCCAACTTCATCGCCGACGTTCCGGGATTCAAATTGTTGGACCACAGCGCTCGCGGCCAAGGCGCGCGCGGCATCTTGCTCCACTTCGCCGCCAACACGATGTCGGCGCATATCGAAGAGTATCCTGTCGGCACCTACCCACGCGCCCATTGGCATGGACCCGGCGCGCATATTTTGATTCTTTCCGGTGAAGGCTACTCGCTTCTTTGGGAGCCCGGCAAAAACCGTCAGCGCATCGATTGGAAACCCGGCAGCCTATTCGCGCCGCCGGCGAAATGGTTTCATCAACATTTCAATCCAGGCAAAGAACCGGCGCGTTACCTCGCATTGAAGCCCTGGGGCTTCACCTATCAAGTGGAAGATCTGGTGAAGACCCTCGAAGTCGAAGCCTCCGGTGGCACGCAGATCGACTACCAAGACCAAGACCCGGAGATACACCAGACCTTCGTGAACGAGTGCGCCAAACGCGGCGTCGAAGTGCGCCTGAAATTTTGA
- a CDS encoding aldolase: MITAQELKGALAIMPTPAKPGAEKLDATDTVDLDETARLAEALVRDGVNGIMALGTMGECATTSQADYEAYVDCLLKTVRGRIPTFVGTTALGGHEIARRIKFVKERGATGTLLGIPMWQPANVEMAVKFYADVAETFPDFPIMVYANPRAFRFDFGVDFWAGVVQKAPTVMSAKFSSKNILKESVAASKGKVNFLPPVGLAYEFAQISPASQTTCWIPSVGPQVAIALMKALADGNAAQAKSVADDIAWANEPHHAITGSQEIFASYNIQLEKVLMAASGYCKTGPIRPPYNYMPDDFRKAATEGGQRYAKLREKYSKLMG; the protein is encoded by the coding sequence ATGATCACAGCTCAAGAACTCAAAGGCGCGTTGGCGATTATGCCGACGCCGGCAAAGCCTGGTGCCGAAAAATTAGACGCGACCGACACTGTCGACCTCGACGAAACCGCGCGTCTCGCCGAAGCACTAGTGCGCGACGGCGTCAATGGCATCATGGCGCTCGGCACCATGGGCGAATGCGCGACGACTTCGCAAGCTGACTACGAAGCTTACGTCGACTGCTTGCTGAAGACCGTGCGCGGTCGGATTCCGACTTTCGTTGGCACCACCGCGCTCGGCGGTCACGAGATCGCCCGCAGAATTAAATTCGTCAAAGAACGCGGCGCGACTGGCACGCTCTTGGGCATTCCCATGTGGCAGCCGGCCAACGTTGAAATGGCCGTGAAATTTTACGCGGACGTGGCCGAAACCTTTCCCGATTTTCCAATCATGGTTTACGCCAACCCGCGCGCATTCCGCTTCGACTTCGGCGTCGACTTTTGGGCCGGCGTGGTACAAAAGGCGCCCACCGTCATGTCGGCAAAATTCTCAAGCAAAAACATTTTGAAAGAGTCGGTCGCCGCGAGCAAAGGGAAGGTCAATTTCTTGCCACCCGTCGGCCTCGCCTACGAGTTCGCGCAAATCTCCCCGGCGTCACAAACCACTTGCTGGATTCCGTCGGTCGGACCGCAAGTCGCCATCGCGCTGATGAAAGCGTTGGCTGACGGCAACGCCGCCCAAGCCAAATCGGTTGCCGACGACATCGCCTGGGCCAACGAACCGCACCATGCCATCACCGGCTCGCAAGAAATCTTCGCCTCGTACAACATTCAACTGGAAAAAGTTTTGATGGCCGCGTCAGGCTACTGCAAGACCGGCCCGATCCGGCCGCCTTACAATTATATGCCGGACGATTTCCGCAAAGCCGCGACCGAAGGCGGCCAGCGCTACGCCAAGCTGCGCGAAAAATATTCCAAGCTGATGGGCTAG
- the sfsA gene encoding DNA/RNA nuclease SfsA, with translation MRFKSPLIRATLVQRYKRFLADVRLNNGELVVAHCTNTGSMMGCKEPGSAVYISRSENLNRKLLYTWELIKADNTWVGINTMHPNKLVPEAIEAGIIEELRGYDTIRREVKVSAHSRLDLCLEGKKGNCFVEIKNVTLATNGTAAFPDTVSERGTKHLRELMRLKRQGHRAAIVFVIQRSDCDTFRPADEIDPEYGRWLRRAIKAGVEALPYRAKVTPKEILLTERIVTKL, from the coding sequence ATGCGCTTCAAATCCCCGCTCATCCGCGCCACGCTTGTCCAACGCTACAAACGTTTTCTCGCCGACGTTCGACTGAATAATGGCGAACTGGTCGTCGCCCACTGCACCAACACCGGCAGCATGATGGGCTGCAAGGAACCCGGCAGCGCGGTTTACATTTCGCGCAGCGAAAATTTAAATCGCAAACTGCTCTACACTTGGGAGTTGATCAAAGCCGACAATACTTGGGTGGGCATCAACACCATGCATCCGAACAAACTCGTGCCCGAAGCGATCGAAGCCGGCATCATCGAAGAATTGCGCGGCTACGATACCATCCGCCGCGAAGTCAAAGTCAGCGCCCACAGCCGCCTCGACCTTTGCCTCGAAGGGAAAAAAGGCAACTGCTTCGTCGAAATCAAAAACGTCACGCTGGCGACCAACGGCACCGCGGCGTTTCCCGATACCGTCAGCGAACGGGGTACTAAGCATTTGCGCGAACTGATGCGCCTCAAACGCCAGGGCCATCGCGCCGCCATCGTCTTCGTCATCCAACGCAGCGATTGCGACACCTTTCGCCCCGCCGATGAGATCGACCCAGAATACGGCCGCTGGCTGCGCCGGGCGATCAAAGCGGGAGTCGAGGCGTTGCCTTATCGCGCGAAGGTGACGCCGAAAGAAATTTTATTGACCGAGCGAATCGTCACCAAATTGTAG
- a CDS encoding xanthine dehydrogenase family protein molybdopterin-binding subunit, with product MLCCTAGTPLLGINEQLLDSGDFMAKRELKYVGHNVARVDGVEKVTGQAKFVGDIAVPGMLYGKILRSTYPHAQIRSIDASKAEALPGVVAVLTAADIADLNPIYNGRPVIAMNKVRYIGEPVAAVAAEDLATAEEALGLIQVDYEELPAAVGIEAAIKPGAPLVHDDQAGNIGTHEKINRGNADEGFAQSDVIAEDHFTFPMVYHYAMEPHSAIAHYDVNDEITVWSCAQHPFQVRGDISKVFKVPAAKVRLIINYLGGGYGSKSYTKFEPLVVALARKAKRPVRICNSVGESMVTVRRHGARVRIKTGVKLDGTIMAREAEIYLDTGGYDDNGPQVTARSATRVIGPYWIPNIRTDAYQVYTNTGSAGSYRAIGAPQVIYAGESQIEILAAKLGMDPAELRAKNLLKRGQELRPGLKGIDANLSASLKTLVRASHWKSSFKKKNAAIGMGCAVTNAGATPVSVAMIRMQSDGVANIAAGSTEMGQGVRTTLTQIAAEELTLPMEQFRMLGADTKVTPYDSSTGSSRSTTLMGTAVQKAARDLRQQFIQIGAQAMGVKPKQIQVADGALVCGESRLTFKEAFERRFGKGSGGELIGRGEAGPEITNNQLPVFWEVGMGVSEVEIDHETGAVKLKKFISVADVGKAIHPEHCVAQEEGAAMQGIGHTFFEQLIYDNGQLLNPNLVDYRIPTFSEVPEEFHTELVENGDGPGPFGVRGMAEGGILSVAPSVCNAIHRATGVRITDLPLTPERVWRALRDAGK from the coding sequence ATGCTTTGTTGCACTGCCGGTACGCCTTTGTTAGGTATCAATGAACAGCTTCTTGATTCGGGAGATTTCATGGCTAAGCGAGAGTTGAAATACGTCGGTCACAATGTCGCGCGCGTGGATGGCGTGGAAAAGGTCACGGGCCAAGCGAAATTCGTCGGCGACATCGCCGTGCCGGGGATGCTTTACGGCAAGATTTTGCGCAGTACCTATCCCCATGCGCAGATTCGCTCCATTGATGCATCGAAAGCGGAAGCGCTGCCCGGCGTTGTTGCCGTGCTGACGGCGGCGGATATCGCCGATTTGAATCCGATTTATAACGGCCGGCCGGTGATCGCGATGAACAAAGTGCGCTACATCGGCGAGCCGGTGGCGGCGGTGGCGGCTGAAGATTTGGCGACGGCGGAAGAAGCGTTGGGGTTGATCCAGGTCGACTATGAAGAGTTGCCGGCGGCTGTGGGCATCGAGGCGGCGATCAAGCCGGGCGCGCCTTTGGTTCATGACGACCAAGCCGGCAATATTGGCACGCACGAAAAGATCAATCGCGGCAACGCCGACGAAGGTTTCGCCCAGTCGGATGTCATCGCCGAAGATCACTTCACTTTTCCGATGGTCTATCACTATGCGATGGAGCCGCACTCGGCGATCGCCCACTACGATGTCAACGACGAGATCACGGTCTGGTCTTGCGCGCAGCATCCGTTTCAAGTGCGCGGCGATATTTCCAAAGTTTTCAAAGTGCCGGCCGCCAAGGTGCGGCTGATCATCAACTATTTGGGCGGCGGTTACGGCAGCAAATCGTACACCAAGTTCGAGCCGTTGGTGGTCGCGCTGGCGCGCAAAGCGAAGCGGCCGGTGCGGATTTGCAATTCGGTCGGCGAGTCGATGGTTACGGTTCGGCGGCACGGCGCGCGGGTGCGGATCAAGACCGGCGTTAAACTCGACGGCACGATCATGGCGCGCGAGGCGGAAATTTATCTCGACACCGGCGGTTACGACGACAACGGCCCGCAGGTGACGGCGCGCTCGGCGACCCGCGTGATCGGTCCGTACTGGATTCCCAACATTCGCACCGACGCTTATCAAGTTTACACCAACACCGGTTCGGCCGGTTCCTACCGCGCCATCGGCGCGCCGCAGGTGATTTACGCCGGCGAGTCGCAGATCGAAATTCTCGCCGCCAAGTTGGGCATGGACCCGGCGGAGTTGCGGGCGAAAAATTTGCTCAAGCGCGGCCAAGAGCTCCGCCCCGGTTTGAAAGGCATCGATGCCAATCTATCCGCGAGCTTGAAAACCCTGGTGCGAGCGAGTCATTGGAAATCGTCGTTCAAGAAAAAGAATGCGGCCATCGGCATGGGCTGCGCGGTCACCAACGCCGGCGCCACGCCGGTTTCGGTGGCGATGATTCGCATGCAGTCCGACGGCGTCGCCAACATCGCCGCCGGCAGCACCGAGATGGGCCAGGGTGTGCGCACGACGTTGACGCAGATCGCCGCCGAGGAGTTGACCCTGCCGATGGAGCAGTTCCGCATGCTCGGCGCCGATACCAAAGTCACGCCCTACGATAGTTCGACGGGATCGAGCCGCTCGACGACGTTGATGGGCACCGCGGTGCAAAAAGCCGCGCGCGATTTGCGCCAACAGTTTATTCAGATCGGCGCCCAGGCGATGGGCGTGAAACCGAAGCAGATTCAAGTCGCCGACGGCGCGCTGGTGTGCGGCGAGTCGCGGCTGACGTTTAAAGAAGCTTTCGAGCGCCGCTTTGGCAAAGGCTCCGGCGGCGAGCTAATCGGCCGCGGCGAAGCTGGACCGGAGATTACCAATAACCAGCTGCCGGTTTTTTGGGAAGTCGGCATGGGTGTGTCCGAGGTTGAGATCGACCATGAAACCGGCGCGGTAAAATTAAAAAAGTTTATTTCCGTCGCCGATGTCGGCAAGGCGATTCATCCCGAGCATTGCGTCGCCCAAGAAGAGGGCGCGGCGATGCAGGGCATCGGCCATACTTTTTTCGAGCAATTGATTTACGACAACGGCCAGTTGCTCAATCCCAATTTAGTGGACTATCGCATCCCGACTTTTTCCGAAGTGCCCGAAGAGTTCCACACCGAGCTGGTGGAAAACGGCGACGGCCCCGGCCCGTTCGGCGTGCGCGGCATGGCCGAAGGCGGGATTCTTTCGGTCGCGCCGTCGGTGTGTAACGCGATCCACCGGGCCACCGGCGTGCGCATCACCGACCTACCGCTGACGCCGGAGCGGGTGTGGCGCGCCTTGCGGGACGCCGGTAAGTGA
- a CDS encoding GNAT family N-acetyltransferase, whose translation MISTTDLPSFQIRAATKDDVAVILSFIKKLADYERLSHEVVATEAGLRETLFGRRRTAEVAIAYYKKAPVGFVLFFHNYSTFLGQPGIFIEDLFIEENLRRRGFGGALLHHVAKVADERNCGRLEWSVLDWNEPAINFYKKLGAMPMSEWTTFRITGANLKKLARD comes from the coding sequence ATGATATCTACGACCGATCTTCCCAGTTTTCAAATTCGCGCCGCGACTAAAGACGACGTCGCCGTGATCCTTTCGTTCATCAAAAAGCTCGCGGACTATGAGCGTTTGTCGCACGAAGTTGTCGCGACGGAAGCGGGGCTGCGCGAGACCTTGTTCGGCCGGCGCCGCACCGCCGAGGTCGCCATCGCTTACTATAAAAAGGCCCCGGTGGGTTTCGTATTGTTCTTTCACAACTATTCGACCTTTCTCGGCCAGCCGGGAATTTTTATCGAAGATCTGTTCATTGAAGAGAATTTGCGCCGGCGCGGCTTTGGCGGCGCGTTGTTGCACCATGTCGCCAAGGTGGCGGACGAGCGCAACTGTGGGCGGTTGGAGTGGTCGGTGCTGGATTGGAACGAACCGGCGATCAATTTTTATAAGAAACTTGGCGCCATGCCGATGAGCGAGTGGACGACCTTCCGCATCACTGGGGCGAATCTGAAAAAACTGGCGCGGGATTAG
- a CDS encoding sensor histidine kinase, whose amino-acid sequence MKSSASAKAKPATANDAVLAAVLEERQRISRELHDRALQLLSTARLRIERCYRQADLGADELKAELAAVEENLDRSITEIRNILSENQLDDQLQAGSLERRLKEELKIFSARAGFKIDFQCAIANHNLPTPIERELYFALREGVLNAIRHSRATELQLSLAQNRNVCEAKLRDNGVGFAVAATEGTSHYGLKGMRERIRKIGGELSLQSAPGRGTEIRITVPLE is encoded by the coding sequence ATGAAATCCAGCGCCTCCGCCAAAGCCAAACCGGCAACCGCCAACGACGCCGTTCTCGCCGCCGTGTTGGAAGAGCGCCAAAGAATTTCCCGCGAGCTGCATGACCGGGCGCTGCAATTATTATCCACGGCCCGTCTGCGCATCGAGCGCTGCTACCGTCAAGCCGATTTGGGCGCGGATGAACTCAAAGCCGAATTGGCCGCCGTGGAAGAAAATCTCGACCGCAGCATCACCGAGATCCGCAACATCCTTTCGGAAAATCAACTCGATGACCAGTTGCAGGCCGGCTCTCTGGAACGGCGGCTCAAAGAGGAGTTAAAAATCTTTAGCGCCCGCGCCGGCTTCAAGATCGATTTTCAATGCGCCATCGCCAACCACAACTTACCGACGCCCATCGAGCGCGAACTCTATTTCGCCTTGCGCGAAGGCGTGCTCAATGCGATTCGCCACTCACGGGCGACCGAGTTGCAACTATCGCTCGCCCAGAACCGCAACGTTTGCGAAGCCAAACTGCGCGACAATGGCGTCGGCTTCGCCGTGGCCGCCACCGAAGGCACGAGCCACTACGGGCTCAAAGGCATGCGCGAGAGAATTAGAAAAATCGGCGGCGAATTGTCACTGCAAAGCGCACCCGGCCGCGGCACTGAAATCCGTATCACGGTACCGCTCGAGTAA
- a CDS encoding dienelactone hydrolase family protein produces MTSAISTWQQTESDGNPMPIHVSAPEGAGTFPAIVVIQHQSGVDEFIQAMTRRLAEQGYVAAAPDLYHRDGPNCQDDLRTRSTRLSDRRVTGDVGACVEFLKRQSTVDAKRIGIIGFCMGGRVCYLMAAAIPDFKAAVTFYPGNTGRAWGRDIPSPLERTVEIRCPVQGHFGNDDKNPAPEDRAKLDAELLKHGKLHEFFAYADAGHAFMDDTKESHRPQAEAQAWPRTSDFFHRHLKG; encoded by the coding sequence ATGACTTCAGCTATTTCAACGTGGCAACAAACCGAATCCGATGGCAATCCGATGCCGATACATGTGAGCGCGCCTGAAGGCGCGGGAACATTTCCGGCGATCGTCGTGATCCAACACCAGAGCGGCGTCGACGAGTTTATCCAAGCCATGACGCGCCGACTGGCCGAGCAGGGCTATGTCGCCGCCGCGCCGGATCTCTATCATCGCGACGGGCCTAACTGCCAAGACGACCTGCGCACGCGCAGCACGCGCTTGAGCGATCGCCGCGTCACCGGCGATGTCGGCGCCTGCGTGGAATTTCTCAAACGGCAAAGCACTGTCGACGCCAAGCGCATCGGTATCATCGGCTTCTGCATGGGCGGCCGGGTGTGTTATCTCATGGCGGCGGCGATCCCCGATTTCAAAGCAGCGGTGACTTTTTACCCCGGCAACACCGGACGCGCCTGGGGTCGCGACATTCCGTCGCCTCTCGAACGCACGGTGGAAATTCGCTGCCCGGTGCAAGGCCACTTCGGCAACGACGACAAAAATCCCGCGCCGGAAGACCGCGCGAAACTCGATGCCGAACTGCTCAAGCATGGCAAGCTCCATGAATTTTTCGCTTATGCCGACGCCGGTCATGCCTTCATGGACGACACTAAGGAGAGCCACCGGCCCCAGGCCGAAGCCCAAGCCTGGCCGCGAACCAGCGATTTTTTTCACCGCCATCTAAAAGGCTAA
- a CDS encoding HAD family hydrolase — translation MKSEFPSNARIKAVYFDAAGTLIKPTRRVGESYAAIAAKYGKTVVPSDLFERFRSCFAAAPRLAFANAAPDEIAGLEREWWKTVVGQVFEPFGPFDNFDDYFDELFGYFAEPSAWTLFPEVLATLSALQRRGVTLAVISNFDSRLLSILDGLNIASRFETILVSSRVGYAKPDPKIFAAALDRHGLRPEQALHVGDDEDNDLHGAENAGLSGLLIDRQQAASQNAPKHIASLEEIISRLG, via the coding sequence ATGAAATCTGAGTTTCCGAGCAACGCGAGGATAAAGGCAGTTTACTTCGACGCCGCCGGGACGTTGATCAAACCGACGAGACGCGTGGGCGAGAGTTACGCCGCCATCGCCGCCAAGTATGGCAAGACGGTTGTGCCGAGCGATCTGTTCGAACGCTTTCGCAGCTGTTTCGCCGCCGCACCGCGCCTCGCCTTTGCCAACGCCGCGCCGGACGAGATTGCCGGGCTCGAACGCGAGTGGTGGAAAACAGTTGTCGGCCAAGTTTTCGAACCCTTTGGCCCTTTCGACAACTTCGACGATTATTTCGACGAGCTGTTCGGCTATTTTGCCGAGCCCAGCGCTTGGACGCTTTTTCCGGAAGTCCTCGCCACGCTATCGGCGCTCCAGCGGCGCGGCGTCACCCTCGCGGTGATTTCAAATTTCGATTCGCGTCTGCTGTCAATTCTCGACGGCCTCAACATCGCATCAAGGTTCGAGACCATCTTAGTCTCAAGCCGCGTCGGCTACGCCAAACCGGACCCAAAAATTTTCGCCGCCGCCCTGGACCGGCACGGGTTGCGGCCGGAACAGGCGCTGCATGTCGGCGACGATGAAGACAACGATTTACACGGCGCCGAAAACGCCGGCCTGTCCGGGCTGCTGATCGATCGCCAGCAAGCAGCAAGCCAGAACGCGCCCAAGCACATCGCCAGCCTAGAAGAGATTATCAGCCGTCTCGGTTAA